One Nicotiana tomentosiformis chromosome 4, ASM39032v3, whole genome shotgun sequence genomic window carries:
- the LOC138909250 gene encoding uncharacterized protein, with protein MADRTMKRPLGIIDGVLVRVNKFILPADFVILDCEVDYEVPIILGRPFLATGNALVDVEVGELTFRVGDEKVVFHMCKTMRQPNSNEVFSFVDLVTEVIVDDTSAMINVEDPLEAVFLNHEDDEKEGLVEYANALQGMGSYSYGPRKLSLDLEN; from the coding sequence atggcggatcggacaatgaaaaggccgCTTGGTATTATTGATGGTGTTCTAGTCCGGGTCAACAAGTTTATTTTGCCTGctgattttgtgattctcgactgcgaagtcgactatgaggtgcctataatattagggagacctttcctagcaacaGGAAATGCATTGGTGGATGTGGAAGTaggggagctcaccttccgagtgggcgatgaaaaagttgtaTTCCACATGTGTAAaacaatgaggcaaccaaatagcaatgaagttttctcttttgtggatcttgtgacggaggtgatagttgatgacacgagtgccatgatcaatgtggaagaccctttggaagctgTGTTTCTAAACCATGAAGATGATGAAAAGGAAGGCTTGGTTGAATATgcaaatgcattgcaaggaatgggatcctactcatatggGCCCCGTAAACTTTCATTGGACTTGGAAAACtag